In the Primulina tabacum isolate GXHZ01 chromosome 15, ASM2559414v2, whole genome shotgun sequence genome, TGTTCCATTATCGAAATTTGCCCAGAATAGAACTGATTGAATCCAGCTCATTTCTGTGCAATCTTGTTTTGTCAATCCCAGTTCTGGGAATTGGAATTTCATTACAGATACTAATCTATCAGAATCGCCAAGAAATAGTGCAATAAAAGTCACTTTGACAGTCTTCCCCTCATTGCCATCTGCTGATTTCTTTTCTGAATTCTTATCTTTCTTAGTACCTGGTTGTACAAGAAGTCTTGTGAAGAGATCATCAGCTATCTTGTTTGCTACGAATTGCCAACGGTAAACAACGTCTGTAACATTTTCTTCCAACGTTTTCTTGACCCTAAAAACTGTCACAACGTGTGGCACACGCACTAGTTTAATCTTGTATGCTGTTACAACTCCAAAACTAGCACCCCCACCACCTTTGATTGCCCAGAAAAGGTCTTTACCCATCCCTTTTCGATCCAAGATTTGACCTTTCGCATCAACAATCCGTGCATCCAACAAATTATCAACCGTAAGGCCAAATTTACGTAACATGTTACCATAACCAGCCCCGCTTATGTGCCCGCCGACACCAACAGTGGGGCACACGCCTGCAGGATATCCATGTACTTTGCTTTTTTCCCAGATTGCATAGTAGAGTTCACCAAGTATTGCCCCAGATTGTACCCAAGCAGTTTCATCCTTTATGTTGATATCGATTGATCTAAGATTGAACATGTCAAGAATGATAAACGGGACGTTAGAAACATAGGAGATACCTTCATAATCATGGCCACCACTGCGGATTCTGAGCTGCACACCTATATTTTTTGTACAGATTATTGTTGCTGGCACTTGCGATTCGTGAGAAGGGGTCACCAAAAGCAGGGGTTTTCTTGTCGTCGAAGTGCTGAAACGAGGATTTCTGATGTAATCTTGTAGAAGTTTGGCGAAGGAAGAATTCTGAGGACCGTAGACTATCTTAGAGATTTGATCCTTGGGTTTTATGTTGTCTGATAAGCAGCGGACGAAGGTATCGTAAACCGAATTATCCGAGGTTGCCGCAGAGGAAAAGCTGAGGCTGCTCGAAAAGAaaagcagcagcagcagcattgAGAGAGGGATGAAAAGATCAGAAGACATTTCTGGGTGTTTTCCCAAAGTCCTTGCGttatgtatacatatatatattcactACCAAAACCTACGAGGGTATGCGTTTAATGCCATATTAAAGGAAGATTTTTTGAGAAATATGGAAATCGGATTAATATATGATTCCGTGATTTCTTATTAATTCCAAAGTCAAAATTCCGCAGATTACGAAATGAACATTTTATGATTTACTTTATATTTTGACTTAATAAAAATAGGATTGAAACTGAATTTTAGAATTTCATTTTGGATTggacaataaaaatattattgtttgagactaaaatatcatattacttttatttttaaaatactttatttctaaataatatatatgtaaataatcatattatttatgaagACAAATCATATCTGCATTAAATAGTTTTTCTAGGAAATGAGGAAGAAAATTAAATCAAGAGGACACTGATAAAGaggttataattttttttgaagattTGATTAGCCATTGATTTACACTATGATTTAACTTTTGACTGAATAAAATACACATTTTTGAATTGGAATTGGATTTCAAAATctatgaatttaaaatttcattttgaTATTGGGATAAAATCTAAAATCCTATCTACAAATTTTATTggacaattaaatataatattacttattttttaaatacatggttcataaataatatttatgtaAACACTcatattttgtttaaatattttttaggaaATTTAAAAAGTTAATCAAGAGAAGATTGAGAAAAATTTGACAATTTTTTGATACATTGGGATTtagtattgaaaataataaatatttttaagaggaataaaaaatatatataagtttttaaatataaaatattttaaatttgttttaaatgacttgttcaaaatatataataaattgtgCATACATCGGTAGCATAGATTTTGggaaatttatattaaatgtaattttattatgaaatttgaaaaatagacataaatttaatattattttatccacaACTCAAATCCTTACCTAGGGATTTCATCTTGGGGAATTGCATTTTAGGTATTGTATGTTTAGATTTTTGCGATTCTGATATTTGCTATTTAGCCcactatatttatttgtttctgtcacaattttaattaatttgttttttctaTGATGTGTGAGTTTGACATAGCGCCACATCAATAATAATTTGTCAAAAATACATCAATAGTAGtaaattgtcaaaaatattGAATATCAAAATTAGGAATTTCACTTTTACCAGGATCAGTCGTGAAATGATGGGCTAAAACATAACCCGACTACTTAGTAGAGCTTGGCCGGAGGAGATCTATGTAGCTAACCTATTTAATTCCACTCAAATTTGATATGCTCGCTTTTAGACCAATTTAAGAAGGTAGCTTGAACTTTAAGGTGTTGAGAAACCTACAAGGGCTTTCGCTAATGTCGAACACGATGGTTTTAGATGAATCGAAAATGACAATGATTTGATTAAAACTTGGGAGgagaagataaaatttactAGAGAAATTCATATATCAATTGAGGAGGTGCACGTATTTTGTTCATATGTACCTTTTGATTATTTAGAAGAGAGAGATTAGGATGAGGCTGGGCTTAACTGGACAGTAGTAGATAACGAGAGTGATTGGGATAATTAATGAGGGTGTGACAAAGGGACAATAAAATGCAGTAGATATGGAGTTGCAGACCACAATAGAAAAACTTGCAAGACAGATATTGAATCACCAGCTCCATTTATAACTGAAGAAGTAGTTGCAACATAAGAACCAATGAGCTAGCTCACACAAGGACAACCAATTATGAGCCAACTACAATGTCAAATGCCCCAAAAATTACATGTTTCCTAATTTGTATATCATGGTTTACCtatga is a window encoding:
- the LOC142527160 gene encoding berberine bridge enzyme-like 21, with translation MLLLLLFFSSSLSFSSAATSDNSVYDTFVRCLSDNIKPKDQISKIVYGPQNSSFAKLLQDYIRNPRFSTSTTRKPLLLVTPSHESQVPATIICTKNIGVQLRIRSGGHDYEGISYVSNVPFIILDMFNLRSIDINIKDETAWVQSGAILGELYYAIWEKSKVHGYPAGVCPTVGVGGHISGAGYGNMLRKFGLTVDNLLDARIVDAKGQILDRKGMGKDLFWAIKGGGGASFGVVTAYKIKLVRVPHVVTVFRVKKTLEENVTDVVYRWQFVANKIADDLFTRLLVQPGTKKDKNSEKKSADGNEGKTVKVTFIALFLGDSDRLVSVMKFQFPELGLTKQDCTEMSWIQSVLFWANFDNGTSEKVLLERKLDSISFNKRKSDYLKTPMPKDGLEGLWKQIMNLGKAGMVFNPYGGKMNTIAESKTPFPHRKGNIFKIQYFANWKEAGFEAENKYLAQTRRLYSYMTPFVSKNPREAYLNYRDFDIGITDNGNSTYHQAKVYGLKYFKGNFDRLVKVKTAVDPENFFRSEQSIPPLPSFH